atataaaatatagccgttgatataagagttttatttaagttaacaatttaataaaatccgtgatatctaattttttttattttttttttcactatGATATCTGAGagggttatttattttattttgtaaataACATATTTTAGGACCAACAGGTAGAAAAATCAAAGTCCTAAACAAATACAAACGAAAAAAAAGAATAGGTTGCACACCCGCAACCCGTACAAACAAAAAAGCAAAAGCCTAACAACAGTCGAGCACCAGCAAAGACCAGCAGCAATAGCAGGACAGCAACAACCCAACCAGCAAGCCAACACAAATGCATAGGAAAGAACTGATGCAGCCCAAACAGCAACAGAACCTGCACTCGTGAAGACAAGCACCAACAGCAAGATCATATTGCACCAGCAGGAGGAAGCACAAAAACAACAGCAGGAAAAAGGACCAGCCTGCACAGCAGCCACTGGACCACACAAAGAAAATAACGAGCCAGGAAACTGAACTGCAGTCAGCAGCTTCTGAAGTCTGCCCAtaagatcagcagcagcaggtaCAACCACAACATTGTACCAACACGTTGAACTGTACCAGAACAAAAGGTAGCAGAACAGAAGTGCAAAGGAGCCAATAGACGAAACCAAGACACAAGCCGGATCAAAAAACTAAGGCATATAACCTTGCAGATTCTTGAACTGCAGACATCAAAGGCACATCATAAcctgcatttcttttaatagGGAGCTGCTACTCTGTTGTTTCTGTTGAAATCTTCAAGTACAATATACCACAATACACAGAGCCATTCGGTAAAGTTGATGGAGACTCGTATTCGAGTGGAACTTGGTGCACGCAACCTGGAGAGAGCCTTTTTTTAATACCTAACAGGAGtcctttttttatatattttaaaaaaaacagcaTAAACAAGCTATATTTCGGTGCAAAAAAATCAGCATTAAACCAATATCCTACTCTGAAAGATTCATAGAGTCTATTGGGTCTAATGTCCAAAATGGGTGTTGAACTTGCTACTTTTCATATTCATAGCTTAATATCCTGCCTGTATGACGAATAACAAACCTAGCAATAATAACAAAGCGGAGGAACAAGCATATATGATAGTTTAAACTTAAAGTTGGTTAAGCTAATGTAAGAAAACAAAAGGTGAAACCTTCACCAACATTATCAAGGCaaacaaataaaaattcaagcggtCACACAAATCACCCGAGTTCCATCACAATTCAGAGTCAGATTAGGGAAAACCAGTTAACTTGTTAGGTGTTTCAGATTTTCATCTTGTaatataaaaatgaaaaatataatgTATGTGGGTCAGATCTGGGTAAGGCCTAGGTCTGAAAACATACACCTTTAAGAAGAGGACCTTGAACCAGATCCAACGCTAGGACACAGATCACAGGGTCAGAAAAAATAGACCTATAAAAGAGGTGTCTTCATAAGAAGATGTCCTGCATAAAAGGACAATCATCATTGTTCTACCACAACCCAGAGAGCAGAAAATAACAAGTTCTTAATCATAAATAATTAGTAGGAAGAAGATTCAAGGTAGAGTTCTTCCCATGTCCACCTTACCCTTGTCCACCTTACCCTTCAGGTCTTGCATTATGTTGTACATTTTGCGGTTCTCTTGAAGAACATTCTGATATCCTGAGGCGGCATAGGCCAAAAGCAACATGAACTACTCACAAAACAGAAAATTATAAAGCGCATAGCCACTATCTATCTTATGCTCATACATTTTCTCACATGATGCTAAGTATTCTATTCTTTACAATGAATTTGATTTTCTTTACAGTATTGTATATCTGTAATATTCTTTACACCTAATATAGGATTCCATGAAAATGACCAAATCAAGCCACAATTAATGAGACCCCCCAAAACACGTAAAATGGTTACTATGGAAAAAACTTAATTAACcattttattatattaaaatCAGTATAACTAAAATCTCTTAGTCCATATTTAATATAATCAAAATCAATGTCAGATGTTAAGAAACAAATTGGAAAAGCTTTTACAATGAATTATAAGCACTAAATAAAATCAAACTTATTAAGCTCCACTCCACACTCGCTTCCCAGACAGGTCTGTAACAAAACCATACAATTACTACAATGAACCACATATCCATAAAGTCAACAAAATTTATGCTTAGAGGCAATTTATACTAATGAAACCCCCGGAAAAGGCTAAATCCATATTGATCTTGCTAAAAACTTCCCACAACTTTCACCGGTTCACTacgagcgatttccttcaatattgcataaagatccaacaatccctaaatacgttactttttaagttatttcccaccataccgtccacgtaagcaagggagaaagagaagtaaatttttttttccggttcagcattgaaccgctatatgagatagcggtttcgttttaaagcaaaccgccatctcagatggcggttcaatgttataaaccgctatctcagatagcggtttgtattaaaacaaaaccgctatctcagatggcggtttacttaattgtaaattatttttaacatgaattacagtttaaatagaaatataatTTAGAAGTAACCTCTTATGACATCAATTGTGTCTGTAGCTCAGTGGATAGAGTGTGTTGTTTCTACGCAGGAGGTcgtgggttcgaatcctacctgatgtgtttatttctttttaaccatttattaatattaattataaacatttctaaatttaacttatcaaCATTAGTGTCTGTAGCTCAGCGGATAGAGTGTTTATTTCCTAACCAAAAGGTCGTGGGTTCGACCCCTAGCTGATGcattataaaccgctatctcagatagcggtttacttaagtcaaccgctacctgagatagcggtttagtgtcgcttcgttaaaaaaaaaaaagaccggttttaatgctgacgtggacggtatggtgggaattaagttaaaaagtggcgcattttgggaatttgacgttttttaaacaatattgaaggaaatcgctcgtTCACTACTGCCATTCTAGGGCCTGACAACATACAAAAAACTGAAATGGAATATTATGTTGGAGTTTTCAAGTCCGTAAAATGTAACATAGAGTCTAATCATGAGCTGTTCCCAGTTGGGAGTTGGGAGTGCCTTCTGTTCATCATGGGGGTAATTTTGGTGTCACAGGAACGCATAGGAGGTATTATGAGGGCATTGTGAAATAATACAGGGGCATTTCTAGGTATATACAGATTGTGACAATTGGGAAGTCCCTTGTTTAGCCATACAATTATAGAAACTTTGGCTTCAGGTTCTGAAATATGCTCATGGAAATACATAGCAGAAGGAAATTGGCCTCTAATTACCAGCTGAATACAGATTTACCACATAAAAACAAGATATTGCTCACAAGCATTATCATAACACCCACATCCAAAGTCAAACAGCAAAACGCTAAAAGAACTGGGAAACATACTAACCAATCTCCAGATAAATAATTCAATAGCCAAAAGCCATCAAAAACTAAAGTAAATATTCATGATTTTCTATTGCCAAGAGGTGGAAACCAAATGCATCATGATTTTCTATTGCAAAAGCCACTAAATGCATGACTTACGTCTTTGCAAGAAGAGGCAAGAGTCGGCGCTGGTGGCTTGGATAGTCGAGCAATAACACTTCAGGTTCATTTGCTGCTAGAGAAAAGGCTCGCCTTGACAAAGAATACCTTAAAGCGGTAGCTAAACCAACCTAAAGAAAAACGCCAACGTAACTCAACAAAATCATAGAAGAATAGAAGTTAACAAATTTATTCCATAAAATCTGGCATCAGTCACCTTTGATATGTAAATGGAACTGACTGCAATATTGACACGACCAGACGTCAATGGAGCAAGAAATGCTGCAAATCTCTGAACAAATCCAAGCACATTGAATTACAAATTAGTTCAGGACTGCAGTTACATTAAATGTTCATTATTGTACATAATATAAAATGGAACTGACAAAAAAACAATACAAGGGGAAAAAATAGCTTATTTTAAGTATTTAAGAGTTTAAGTAAGTAGAATAAAAACCTAAACAAGGTCTTTTATAGCACTAAGATACTGGCCATCAGGAGAAACATCAGCAACTGAATTCAATAGATTCTCCCTCGGGATGCGAACATTGTCAAAcctagaaaagaaaagaaacactGAATCTTATACTACGATAGCTAAAGCAATGACTGGCATTTTAGGGGGAAATATCATCACCAATTACCAGATACGACCATTTTCAACACCATTCAGCCCGATCTTATGACCACAATCAGCAATACATATATTTGGACTAACATTGCCTTCCTCATCCCTGATCTGCACTATAAATGCATGGACCCCTTCTTCTTTCCCATTTATATGGAGTTGTGAGAAAACAACAGTATGAGTTACAAATGTGCAATACTACCCAGCAGTCCTTATGCCCAAGCTCCCTTCACGCCTGGTACCCATAATTACTATTACACCTGACCACTAAAACATAACCCATATTTCCTGTCAATTCTTGCATAACACCATATTTATCATGATTATGTACCCAACATGTATTAGCATCCATATTTAGTAGTTGCTGCTGTTTTTACAATTAGTGGTGTTGATTTTCATCAGGAGGACTGCTTTACATGAGTCATGAGAGATGGAGCCAATTTGCAGTATGCTACAGCTGCAGCTTTGGCATTCAACGTCTACGGTGATTTGCTTGCAAGATACAAACAGCAGGTCTTTTGTCGCAGCAAGCAATTTGGATCTGCTGACGGCTGACCTCCTCGGTTTTACTAAGAAACAGGTACTCACATAGATAATCTTGCATCTAAAATGATCAGCTTCATTATAAGCCCAACACTTTCTGTCATACTAATATATCAAGTGATGGGTGGGACAGATGGATTATATATTGGGAGCGAATCCACAGCAGAGGTCATACATGCTAGGATTTGGAAAGAATTTCCCACAACAGCCACATCATAGAGGAGCATCAAATCCTGTCATGCCAAAGTCTCAACTCTCAAGTAGTGACTTGTGCTAACACTTTTCTTGACTACTTCGTTAAAAATTCTCCAAACCCAAACGAGCTCACTGGTGCCATCGTTGGTGGTCCTGACTCCTGACAAGGGTGATAATTTTCAAGACCGGCGTAACCTTGGGAACTATGAAGAACCATGTACCTATATTAACTCTTGCGCTATTGGTGCCTTGGCTAGATTGACGTCCTCATCCTAAATAATAAGTACATTACCTATTGTAGAAAGATTCAAAGAGTTTTGCTGCTAAAATGCAGTGGTTTCTTCACCAGAAATTCTggtgtttttgtgttttgtatTCTGTGTTTTGTGAGGTCTCAAACGGCACAAAAGGcctgccttcaccttatatacaAAGGTCTATGCACAACCCTAAATTACATGTGTACAAGAGGCCAAAACAAAGCTGGCAAGATCCACCTAGGATCACTACAAAACAGACTACCTAGGAAGAGTAAAAGAACAAACCAGAAAACATATGCATGTGACTATCCTAGGTGTAGAATTTACTATAAATACCATGATATTCTCAATACACCCCCTCAAGTTGGAGCTGAGGGAGTGATGCCCAACTTGAAAGAGAGATGATTATGCTGTTGCTCACTGAGAGACTTAGTCATTAAGTCAGCTAACTGGAGAAAGGATCGAACATGAAGAACGTTTAGCAGCCCATCCAGGATGTGATCTCTCACATAATGACAATCCACATTCaagtgttttgttctttcatggaaAACAGGGTTATATGCAAGATGAATTGCTGACTTGTTGTCACAGAATAAATCAATAGGCTTAGGTACAGTGAACCCCAGGTCTTCTAGTACCCCATTCAACCAAACAATCTCACTTGTTGTTTGTGACATACATCTATATTCTGCTTCTGTTGATGACTTTGACACAGTCTTTTGCTTCTTTGTTTTCCAAGATACCAGTGATTTTCCTAAGAAAACACAGTATCCAGTGAGAGATCTTGAACTAAAGGCACACTTTCCCCAATCTGAATCACAGAATGAGCTTAGCTTTACTTCAGAATCAGCAGGGTAGTATAAACCCCAATCAATTGTACCAGCCAAGTACTTTACCACATGGATAGCAGCCTGCAAGTGTGGTTTTCTTGGCTCACACATAAACTGACTCAACTGCTGCACACTATAGGAAATATCAGGTCTTGTCAGATTCAAGTACAACAACCTTCCAATGATTCTTCTATATATTTCAGGATCTTCTAGTAGTTCACCTTGATCAACTGATAATTTGATCCCTTTGGGAAAGGGGAACTTTGCAGGTTTACAGTCCTCAGTCCCTGTTGATTTCAGTATGTCAAGAATGAACTTTCTTTGATTTAACATGGTTCCTTTTGGACTTCTTGAAACTTTTATCCCAAGAAAATATCTCATCTCTCCAAGATCCTTCACAGTGAAGGCATTGTCAAGGTCTGTTTTGAGCTTTTTCATCTCATTTGTGTCATCTCCAGTGACAAGaagatcatcaacataaactAGCACAATTGTCtgctttccattttcaattttaGAGAACATTGAATAATCTCTTTTGGATTGTGTATAGCCATGCTCAATGAAGAACTTGGTCAGTTCTAGATTCCATTGCCTAGAAGCTTGCTTCAGACCATATAAGCTTCTTTTCAGCCTACATACTTGCCCCTCCTTTCCTCCAGTGTAACCTTTTGGTGGTTTCATGTACACTTCTTCATCCAGGAACCCATGCAAGAAGGCATTGTTGATATCAAGTTGTTCCAACTTCCAATTCATGGCTGTTGCCAAGGCTATCAGAGTTCTCACAGTAGTAAACTTAGCTACTGGTGAGAAAGTATGTTTGTAATCTTTGCCTTTGATCTGTTTATCACCTCTTgccactaatctagctttgagtTTCTCTATGTTCCCATCTCTGTCAAACTTGATTCTATAtacccatttagaatctattgcCTTCTTTCCTTCTGGTAAATCTGTCATTTCCCATGTTTCATTCTTATCAAGAGCATTCAGCTCTTCCTTCATTGCTTCCATCCACCCTTGATCTTCAGATGCTTCTCCATAGTGAATTGGCTCTCTTTCTCTCAGAACATTATTCAGAGATGCTAAGTATTCCTCTGAATAGTATTCTGAATCCATGAGCCTTGCTATGATCAAGTTAGCTGTATGTGTTGCAGCTCTTTTTCCTGGGATATCAAAGACAAAATCTTTGAACTTAGCTGGTATTGTTCTGTCCCTCTCTGATCTTCTCACAGTTTCTTGAGTGTTTGTTTCCACATTGGTGACATCAAGGTCAGTCTGACCTTGTTCTACCACCATAGTGTCTTCTTGAATCATTTCTTCTTGCATCTCCTCCAATTCTGGTTCTATTTGATCAATATCCTGCTCAAACTCTTCAGTGAAGATATTAGAGAAATCAATATCATTTTCAGTTTCTGTACTTGACAAATTGTTCCTCAAACAAGTTGCAAAATCATTGTTTCCTTGTTTAAGAAGAAAAGGAAATATCCTTTCTTTGAACACCACATCTCTGCTCACAAAAATTTTTCTAGTTTCCAGATCCATAAGCTTATACCCTTTCTGACAATAAGGGTATCCAATCATGATACACCTTATTCCTCTTGCTGCAAATTTATCAGTAGGCTTCTTGTGGGGACTTGCATAGCACAGGCTTCCTATGACCCTCAAATGGTCATAGTCAGGTTCTTTCTTCATCATTCTCTTATATGGAGTTTCCCAACCAATCACTGCACTAGgcaataaattgattaagtgaGTTGCAGCCAGAATACACTCACCCCATAAATATGCAGGCAGTCCTGCATGGATCTTCAGGGCTCTTGCTGTCTCAAGCAGGAACCTGTGCTTCCTCTCAACTCTTGCATTCTGTTGAGGTACACCTGGCACACTTCTTTGGTGTGTAATGCCCTTTTGAGCAAAGATTTGTGCACATTCATTCTGAAAAATTTCTGTTCCATTGTCACTTCTCAGGGTTTTAACAGTGGTGTTAAAATGATTTTCTATATGAGCAAGGAAACCAACCAGGATTCCCTTAACCTCTTCCTTGTTTGACAACAAATGTGTCCAAGTCACTCTACTATAGTCATCAACTATAGTTAGGAAATAACTTGCACCTGTAATACTCTTAGTCCTGTAAGGACCCCATAAATCAACATGAatcaattcaaaaacatttccaGCAATAGATTTACTTGGAGAGAAAGGTAACTTGTGATGTTTAGCAACAGAACAAGTGTCACAGAAGTAGCTCTTTAAGTCTTTACATTTGCAAAAATCCAAATGTTCCATCTTAGAAATAGAAACATGCCCTAGTCTAGCATGAATTAAATCTAGTTTCTCTACTTTATTACAGCTCTTTGATTCTTTTCCTTCTTCCTTCACCAAGCAAACCTCCTCCCTTCCTTTTCTCCTTCTTGTCAGCTTACTTTCAAAGTTGATCAGCTTGTACAGATCACTTTCATTTTCTCCAAACACTACATTATCTTCAGTGGAAAGGCCCTGAAGAGAACACCCATGTTTATCAAATAAAAGCTTCAGGTCATCTTTGTGAACCAATTTGCTCACTGACAGCAAGTTGTGTTTGAAATCACTTACATATAACACATCAAAAAGAGTCACATTATCATTCAATTTCACATCTCCTATTTCTTTAACTGTTTTGACATTTCCATCAGGTAATCCTACCCTTATCTGCTTGTCTAATGTTCTCATGTTAGTAAGAACACTTTTGTTTCCTGTCATGTGATCACTAGCTCCTGAATCTATGAGCCATGTATTACAGTAAGAGTCATCATAATGATTCATTGCATTAGAAAGAATTTCTTTACCTGCAAAGTTGCTGTGACTGCTAGCTGTTGCATTCTGCTTCTCACCAATTGCTTTCATCACTTCCTGTACAACAGAAGAAATGAACTTGTCATCATGTTTCATTGCATTACCTCCTGCATTTCCAAACTCCAGGGGATTGTCTCCAGAATATTCTTCTTCACTCCTAGTTGCATTTGCAGCTTGTCTTGTGTTTCCTTTTCCCTTTGGATTGTTCTTAAACCAGTCAGGATATCCAACTAGCTTAAAACACTCTTCCCTTAAATGTCCCTTCATTCCACAATGCTGACATTTCTTTGCATCTCTTTCAATCTTCTCAAGTCTCATTTTTTTGTATTCTCTCTTATTAAAGTTCATCAGAGGACCAAGACTCTCTCCTTGCCTGTTTGCTGCTAGAGCACTTGTTTGACTCCCAATACTGATTTCTCCTGTGATCTGCTTTTGTTTCTCAACCTGCATGACTAGATTGTACACCTTGTTCACAGGCATCAGTGGATCCATCCCAAGGAAATTTGTCTTCATCTGCTCATAATCAGAGTTCAGACCCATGAGAAACTTCATGAGCTTGGTGGATGATTCCCTCTCAATCATTTTTTTGACAATGCTGCAGCTGCATTTTGCCAGAGCTCCACAAGAACACTCTGGTATGTCTTCAATTTCTGAGATTTGATCCCAAAAATCCTTCAATTTGCAGTAGTATTCACTTACACTGAGATACCCTTGCTGCAGTTCCCACATGTCTTTTTTCAGTTGAAAGAGAAGAGGAGCACTTGTTTGCCCATGCCTTTCAATAATTTCTTCCCACAACCTCTTAGTTGATTGCATAGTCACAAGGCTGCTTGCAACTTCAGGCTTCATGGTGGCCAACAACCATGACCTCACCATATAATCACATCTAGTCCATTTCTGGATTTCATCAGGACCTTCAGAAGGTTTAGGATGCTTCCCTTCTAAGAATCCCAGTTTGTTCTTGGCACCAAGAGCAATCCTGATGCTTCTGCTCCAATTCAGGAAATTCTTTCCATCAAACAAGATACTTCCAAGTGGTGTTGCAGCACTCTCATTTACTGCAATAAAGAGAGGATCTTTGTAGGGATTCAGGTTGTTTGTTGAGGAGGAATTTGTTTCACCCATTTTTGTTTCTGTTTCGAAAGCTTTGATTTTTCTTGCTGGTTTGTTATTTCAGAACAGCAAACTCTCAAAATCTTTAAGATTTAAGAACGTTTaaacctgctctgataccatgtagaAAGATTCAAAGAGTTTTGCTGCTAAAATGCAGTGGTTTCTTCACCAGAAATTCTggtgtttttgtgttttgtatTCTGTGTTTTGTGAGGTCTCAAACGGCACAAAAGGcctgccttcaccttatatacaAAGGTCTATGCACAACCCTAAATTACATGTGTACAAGAGGCCAAAACAAAGCTGGCAAGATCCACCTAGGATCACTACAAAACAGACTACCTAGGAAGAGTAAAAGAACAAACCAGAAAACATATGCATGTGACTATCCTAGGTGTAGaatttactataaatagcatGATATTCTCAATACCTATCTCACATTTCACTCTGCattaatatacgaagtatatctaCTGATCTATTAGCATCTAGCTTAAGAACTCAATGTGACCTGTGCAGACTGCAGAACTTACATGGTTAAGAAGAAACTTAATGGCATGTACAACacctagtatatatatatatatatatatatatatatatatatatatatatataaagaagTAATTAAACTTACAATAAGAAATTATTCACCCACGTTGTAACCAAGAGAACTTTACGTAAGATCCTATAAAAAGCCAGAAATTGGGAAATTACTTTGTAATTCTTTTTTCTCTTCCCCACTCTTTATTTCTGTCTTCCTCCCTGTTTGTCAATCATGACATAAATTCTTCCTTCCCCTCTTTGTTTCTCTCAATAGGAATTTCAGTTTATTTCAACTTAAATGTATTTACCCTATAAATGATTTTAATTGGACTAAATTCATCAGATTTTTCGACAATACTAATGAAATAAGTGTaattctatttaatttttaCTCATCAAGTGGTAATGATTAGACCTAAAATTCATTGAAAGTCTCTTCCAATATGTATTACAACAAGAAGTTCATACTTATGCATTATAATTTGATAATTAAGAACATTGAAAGGACAAATTAGTAATTCATTGAAAAACTCGCCGCCCTTCCTTGCGACACCTCATCCGACCACCCAAGACCTACCGAAACTCTACCAATTTCAGCAACATACATCAAAATcctaaatcaaaatcaaaataaagaacctaaatcaaaatcctaaaataaaaaacctaaatcaaaatcctaaatcaaaaacctaaaataaaaaacctaaatcaaaatcctaaatcaaaattaaaataaaaaaaaaactctaccAATTTCAGCAACATAAATCAATTTCAATTAGTAATATTTCGCAAGATAAAATGAGCACGGAAAATCAAGAGAAGAGAGAACAACAAACCTCTACTCTTCGCTGTCCTACCCTGTCGGCCACCATTATTCGGTCTACAGAAGGAGAAGGAACGCGCATCAACGTCGGCAAGGAGGTGACGGAGACGGTGGTTGAGGTTGAGACGGCTTGGCTGGTGAGTTTTTCTGGGTGCAATTACTGAGGGAGAGGAGAAGATCACATATGGCAAAGAAGGTTGGGCGCCATTACTGAGGGAGAGGAGGTTGGGCGTCATTACTGAGTGAGAGGATAATCGAAAGCAGCTGGCAAAGGTAAGAGGTGAGTAAACTGTACtgaaggtccctaaactttgccaaaaggagcagttaggtccctcaagtttcaaaaggagcatttaggtc
This sequence is a window from Spinacia oleracea cultivar Varoflay chromosome 1, BTI_SOV_V1, whole genome shotgun sequence. Protein-coding genes within it:
- the LOC110777977 gene encoding acyl-coenzyme A oxidase 3-like isoform X1: MRVPSPSVDRIMVADRVGQRRVERFAAFLAPLTSGRVNIAVSSIYISKVGLATALRYSLSRRAFSLAANEPEVLLLDYPSHQRRLLPLLAKTISECSSREPQNVQHNARPEGLRAPSSTRIRVSINFTEWLCVLWYIVLEDFNRNNRVAAPY
- the LOC110777977 gene encoding putative acyl-coenzyme A oxidase 3.2, peroxisomal isoform X3, yielding MRVPSPSVDRIMVADRVGQRRVERFAAFLAPLTSGRVNIAVSSIYISKVGLATALRYSLSRRAFSLAANEPEVLLLDYPSHQRRLLPLLAKTISECSSREPQNVQHNARPEG
- the LOC110777977 gene encoding putative acyl-coenzyme A oxidase 3.2, peroxisomal isoform X2; its protein translation is MRVPSPSVDRIMVADRVGQRRVERFAAFLAPLTSGRVNIAVSSIYISKVGLATALRYSLSRRAFSLAANEPEVLLLDYPSHQRRLLPLLAKTLRAPSSTRIRVSINFTEWLCVLWYIVLEDFNRNNRVAAPY
- the LOC130466347 gene encoding endoglucanase 16-like, whose amino-acid sequence is MEPICSMLQLQLWHSTSTVICLQDTNSRSFVAASNLDLLTADLLGFTKKQMDYILGANPQQRSYMLGFGKNFPQQPHHRGASNPVMPKSQLSSSDLC